In Salmo salar chromosome ssa14, Ssal_v3.1, whole genome shotgun sequence, the sequence CCATGCTGGATGGTCTTTATCAATTCTCTGCATCACCCCAGATCATGGTCTTCAATTCACCTTCATATGAAGCCATGCATATACTTAGTCACAGATTTAATCTGCTAAAGTTGCATAGTGAAAGAAAAGTATAACGCCGTTTTGCTCCAAATAACTGGATATTACAGGCTACATTTTCCAATACAATGCTAATTCCTTTTGAACACTACAAGCACATTTTACAGTGTTCATCTCTCACAAGCACAGGCAAGTTCATGTTTACAGTCATCAACTTACCAACAGCGTGATTGCCATACAACAGCTGTTCAAGGATGGCTGTTTTTCCTACAGATGCCAAACCACACACCACAACTTTGCAACCTTTCCCCATTTCGATAATGCAAAAACCTGCAATAGCAGAAAATGACATGTAAAATAGCTAGAAGATGAGCTGGCTAACTACTAGCTGGCTAGCCAACTAGCTGAAGCATCAAATATTTGCTCATTGTTCTATCTATGGAAGCATCTTCGTAAACATCGCATCCAAAGTtacctaactaacgttagcttgaTGCAATAAAACAAGTACCTTGGTTTAAAGGCTGACAGAGTTGGACAAATGGAGAGATTACAATTATTATTGCAATAAACTGGGTATCTAGGTAACTTTGAAgtgatttagctagctaacgttagctaaaatcACAGCATTCATTCTGTCTTTTGACAACAAGGAAATTCCAATGATTCTCTGCGCTTGTGCAGAGGCAAGGGGTGGGGGTCAAACTTTGAGAAAAAATGCACTGtgtaaataaaatatatacatgTTATTTATAATATgcataaatacatgtaaaagaAAAACGTATATTACCAGCTGCCAATGATAATGGTAAAATTGATAAAAGTGTAGTGGACCAAATTTCAACGCACAATGTACAAAAATAGCTACTTTTCTTTCAATTTGGTGGTGATTTTCAATtctaaaatttaaaaaccatCAAAACCCCAGGTTATGAAGTTAGGTGAAATGTATATGAAAAATATGAACATTTTTGGAATAAACTACAAGACCCAGGCGTGTCTGACCTGAACTGTGTCACTGACGTTTTCATAGAGCATGCTGGGTACGTTTTCTCTTTCTTTCCGGCTGGTACGCCATCATGTAAGCGAGTTTTTTTGGTCGTATTTCAGAATGTACAATCCATCAAAAATCAGAATGAAATCATTGCCATCAGGTTGTGTAGTTGTGGATTTAGTTGAAGGGGTTCGTCGTTAATAACACAGTACCTCAATTTCTGCATTTGAATTGATGAAAATTTGAATATTGCATTGTGTTCCCGAAATAGAGCACGGGTCTCCTATCTGTCTGCTATGTACTGCCACGGAGCGAGGTTAGAAAGTTGATAGCCATTGCCATTCAGTGtttctaaaatgtgtttatttggtGCGTTAGAGGTTTTTCTTGTGACTATTTGGTGTTTTTTGTTGTGGTAAGTAGTTACCTACTATGGAGTGTTAGCCGCCTAACTTGCTACCTATCCAGTGTGTAGGACTGTAAGCATCGGGGCCTACTGCGAGTCGCCTGCTTCCAGAAGACAGATTTCCAGCGGGTCTGGAATTAAACAGAAATTAGCCCAAAAGCACTTCCCCGTAGACTCCAATGTAATACCCGCTAAAAGAAATGTATCCCGAAGATGTAATTCATGAGTTGAATAGTTCAAGGTAGGTTGTAAACAAACTAAACGTGCTGTATGGCTGGCTAGCCAACTTGGCCAAATCATGGCTTTTAATGAAGATTAGCTAGCTACCAAATGTTACATGTCGGTGCCTTATTTCCCTCCAACTAACTGCTAAATCGCAACATTGAATGGTGGTCATTGGTTACATATTTCTCTTTGCCTTTTCTCACAGTTAGTCTAACATGGGAGCGTACAAATATATGCAGGAGCTATGGCGCAAGAAGCAGTCCGACGTGATGCGCTTCCTCCTGCGCGTCCGTTGCTGGCAGTACCGTCAGCTCTCTGGTCTCCACCGTGCGCCTAGACCCACCAGACCCGATAAGGCCCGCAGACTAGGGTACAAGTGCAAACAAGGTGGGTGTCTGTTCCATTCAAATTGTAGAACGTAGACAATCTTGTGTAATGTTAGACTCATGTAACTTTGCTGTAATGGTTATCTGTTGCATGCTTGTGATCCATAGTTGATCGTTTCTCATGTCACCTTTAAACCTTAAAAGTTTGCCACATGTCTGAGGCAGGGCATAAGATGTTGTCAGATGCAATGGTGTGATAAGTTAAATATGTAAAATGTAGCCCTATTGATGTAATTAGGCAGTAATGGTATTCTGATCGCTTGTTTGTGCTTTCATTAATACCTGTGAGTCACTTATCCGTTGAAGTGTTTATTCACATTAAAGGTGGACCAAGTGGTTGTGCCATTTTATATCGTATTTTATTCTTTGACATGTTGCTGATCTCTTATGCCAGGCTGTTATTTACATAATTGATCTCTTACTGACTTCTCTCCATATAACAGGCTACGTCATCTACCGTGTCCGCGTTCGCCGTGGAGGCCGCAAGCGCCCCGTGCCCAAGGGTGCCACCTACGGCAAGCCCGTCCACCATGGTGTCAACCAGATCAAGTTCGCCCGCAGCCTCCAGTCCACTGCTGAGGTAAGAGGTCCTGTACAGGTGCATCTCCCAGGTTGTGGTCTGattctcatccctctccccaatgTTGTACTTGCTCACTTTGTTCTAGGACTTGAAAAGCATAGGATTGGCGTAAACTTGGGCTCCAgttaattttttttatacaatTTTACTTTGGTCAGTATTTATTTTAAATCCATGAGGGTAGTGAATGATTGCACACTTCGGGGAGAAGTTACTAAGAACTGCATAAGGATGTCACTGATCTGTCTTCATTTGACAAATTTATGCTCAATTCCTGCTTCTAGGCACTTGTGCAGATATTAGTTCATAGAATAAGTACAAGTCATTTCATATTGGCCCCATTGCCCTCTGATAGGCATGTTGGAATTCGCCATTTTTTTTGCTTTCTTTCTTTTCTGAAACAAGGCTCACATTCCAAATGGTACCCCTTTCTTCAACACCAATAATGCATTCTCTCAATGTGGTTAATGATGCTCAACTTTTTTCCCCATCTTATCGACTATGGTGAAACCTGTCTGAAATAAGCCAATTTGTCTGAAACCACAGAGAAAATAATGCATCATTCCCAAAAGTATCTTGGTTGTATTTAAAACTGTATTGAAAACTAAGTGATTAGTATTCTCTTCACATTGGATTTTGTGATTACTTTATCTTGTATATGCCGCACTCTCAAATTTAATGTGACATTGGCCACTGATTTCATCATTTCAGATCTTTCCCGTGCAGTTTAGATTGAAGCATACAGCTAGAATTGCTCAACAGATGGTATATAGTGTGGATGAGGTAGACAGACTTGAAGGTGCTGTTAGTGGGGATAACAACCCTGCCGCAGGGGGGGGTGGGCAGTGCCATCATTAGACCAGCCCCTGGTATAATGTTCTATCCGTTGTGAAATGTTGTGGTTTGACCTGCTTTTATTGGGGTTGTGTAACATCTGCATATCAGTGATTTATGTTTATACCTATGTTTCTGGATGTGACTTGTCTGACCTGTTTGGTCTTCGGTCTCCCCAACAGGAGCGTGCTGGCCGTCACTGTGGAGGCCTGAGGGTGCTGGCCTCCTACTGGGTAGGAGAGGACTCCACCTACAAGTTCTTCGAGGTGATCCTGGTCGACATCTTCCACAAGGCTATCAGACGCAACCCCGACACCCAATGGATCACCAGGCCTGTGCACAAGCACAGGGAGATGCGTGGCCTGACGTCCGCGGGCAAGAAGAGCCGCGGCCTGGGCAAGGGCCACAAGTTTCACCTGACCATGGGTGGTTCCCGCCGGGCAGCCTGGAAGAGACGCAATACCCTGCAGCTGCACCGCTACCGCTAGAGGGTGTCTGTACATTTAAAGAAATAAACATATGCCTTTTTATGGTGACAAATTGTTGGtctaatgtgttgtatttgtaAGGGCTATTCATTTTGGGTGTAAGAGCTGCTATTTGATGTCTTGGGTGAGGAAGTGATACATATAGTGGTTAGTAACTACGATAAGCAAAGTTGACATACTAGCGTTTTCACAAACTTGTGAAAAATGATTCATGGAAAGGCACCCTGTTAGAACTATTGACCAATGTGACTGAGTGGAACAGATTTGAACCAGCGTCTACAGTGCACGCGTGGGTTTTTGTCATTATCTAGGTTATCCCCAGGATGGGTTTAATGTGTTTTTAGGGATAATAGTAAGTGACCCTGTGAGTGTACTAGAGCAGAGCACTCGTGTTGCTGGAGCGCTACGGTCCTTTAACACTGAATCTAGCATACCTgactaataattagctggttgatgagATGTTGGTGATAacgggttggagtgaacctacagaaGGGTAGCATTCCAGGAACTGTTGAAGATTCCTGACCTAGAGGGTAAAGAAGTGGGACAGCATCTGGAGGCATCCCAGGTCAGAAGGGAAAAAGTATAGTTGTCTTCTCAttgaataaaatatatttgtcacTCAATTGACAATTTATGGGCTAAATGTCCGTTTAATTAATCTAAACTGGAAGAAATTTCACATTTTAAGACAAAACGCCTGCATATCATACATTAGACTGCTCAACGTTAAGCACAGGTTTTCAGATAAATGGTAAAGTAACATGGTGTGAAGCACTGCCCTCTTCCCCTAACCTGTTGCACCACTACTCAGTTCAACGTAAAGACGTAAGCTTCAAAGACAATGCACCGTTTGAAAGGACTCAAGATAGAGCAGAAAGGGTGTTGAGTTGGAGAACGATGTGGTTATTTATAGAACTTTCTCACATTTCTCCCTggcctcttttttttttacctttatttaactaggcaagtcagttaagaacaaattcttaattacaatgacggccaaacccggactacGCTCGGCCAGTTGTGCGTTGCCTTATGGGACTCTAaatcactgccggttgtgatacagcctggaatctaaccggggtgtctgtagtgacgcatctagcactgagatgcagtgccttagactgctgcgccactcgggagcccttacaTACATGAAAGGAAAAttttggcatttgctgtatgatcgATGAGAAACTCATATTGCaaggtcccttactagacgtccgcgtgtgattttctgaaataacactCAATCATTCAACCCTCTATAAATAAGTCAGTTattaacgtaaagacttaaaactcaaaaTTCTGTAAGACCCTACcccaaggaggatatgtgttcactttcagcttcctgtgttaACCGGAAGTACCTTAAATTggggtcataggggctgttttgaagggttaaaaaggccacatctttccaaaacttcatatgtgtgattaggcaaccctcgtgaactgtaaatcagtcatttctcccaacagatgtcaaaggaaaaactcacacacacacagcaaggatggagtgacacggTGTGtggcttaaagacacacagagcctgcaatggcattacataatctctaggctgtgccgagttcaacgagatgccccgcttgaccgtagcttgcTCGGTCTGAGCACAGCGAGCGTGAGAAAGAGTAGGCCCATAATGACGCCTGGCCCTAAatttcaagtgcttttgggtgacagcgaaagaaccgttagggttagaagcacaatttgacctcaggaacgttcctgaggtcctcccgatctgtgcaagcctaaacTTAAccgtgtggcattaacccttaacagtgaaaataaggtgtttacatcaaacagtttgtaatgacttctctccccataggaatacattgcctgctcccataaattcaacctgaagcctatgtgggttatgaatgccttatgaacctgtcttcgatgacaattcatcaggccactatgaggtCGACCTGCattgattctaagcttcctggagcaaccggaagtgatTCAATTcaccctaaaggtgttttgatataccaaacctgcagtttgtgaaaatcactgcattcaaccctatgtagatcagtcaattcttaacgtaaagactttaAACTCAGGATTCCCTACCCCAatgaggatatgtgtttactttcagcttcctgtgccACCTGGAAGTCCCTTAAATTggggtcataggggctgtttcgaagggttaaaaaagtcagatctttccaaaacttcatacgtgtgattaggcaaccctcatgaactgtaaatcaataATTTCCCCCATCAGACTTCCAAgaaaagctctcacacacacgcacacacacagcaaggacggagtgacacagtgtggggcttagagacacacagagcctgcaatagttacctttgttagaactatcaaagaaccgtcagacctagaaactttagaaacctgttctagagctcaagtcgatagtgcacggtgagttatgtggctctagaaggttctcagaccgagaaacagcctcgtacatttgcaataacttcaattcattttgaccgtCACAAAAATGAcgacatttagaaaagtcccagagtcacaagactaggtgcattgaaaccgcctcagcCCATAGAGACAGCACCTAAAGTTTCTGTCTGATAGCTCATTCAAGGATCCCGTAGCAACGCCCAGGAaatgtggattttcagcaccaattaaggttgCTGCTCGGGCTCCAAATGACCTATTGAGCCAAAACTTGGGTTTCGGGGTCGCCTCAtctaggcctacacataatgtcagaactggacccgcagctagaacgtaactacgtgttttatgtttttattatggtTTAAACAGAAGGCACTGTGACTTttgggcctgctctgaaatatgtgatagttggcttctaatcGAGTTTGAAAAGTGGGTGTGGTGTCAatttgtatcagtttggtgtcagaatgatatctaattgactgatggactgtgacttgctggctgacttttgtccattagcaatatgtttaaacagtgatagaccatcaccaaattgacattctgaaatcaacagtatttttgagcatgtcaaatttgtgatgctaaatgcccattgaaacattgtaaatggacagtacatttgcaataagattcaacagtgaaaaaacatcaccaaatggacatgatgaaatcaacacaacgagcgatggagaggaaccactatcactgcccggccatcccgagttcatcgggccagtcaattttgcatttctgcaggatttttgagcatgtcaaattcgtgatgctaaatgcccagtgaaacatattgcaaatggacagccgtgTACCTGGTGATTGGAATGGGTTATCAGAAgcacattttttaaattgtttttaatgcctttaggggggaGCAAGGGGTCTACGGTTGGGTAGGGTGCACCCCCCACATGTGCCTATCCAATAGGCACGTttttaaaaaaattgttaaaaaacAACAGAATCCCACTTCTcgctcatcatacatgacaaatagaccatctaggttgattcatggcttaacatagggctatatatcatttgggcagtgtAAAtaccatttggacatggttcactgacttttgggtttggaaaccgacttcctatgatcgtgcatggcaaatggacataacatcctgatttggcactttcaatactttcatattgcatttggacatttcttatggcgtttggcaaaaaaaaaaaaatgacttttgactttgacttttgacttcctatgatatcatattgcaaatggacaaaacatcctgatttggcacattcaatactttcatattgcatttggacatttcttatggcatttggcaatggttcactgacttttgatttcctatgaaatcatattgcaaatggacaaaacatatgccttatggacaagtaaaacatttttttaaatgatgacaataaaatatgacaaaagtatgttcatacagttcttatacGTGTATGATTGACTAAAAAAAtcgaaataattaaaaaaaaacggtccagaaagcactttttaGGGGGGTGATAAGTTTTGAATTGTTTTCAAATGTTCTAAATTTTACTCCTGGATCTTGACTTATGTTACATTTGCAACAAGAAATTgacaaaacatcctgatttggcactttcattactttcatattgcatttggacatttcttattgcatttggcaatggttcactgaccTTTGACTTTTGACtacctatgaaatcatattgcaaatggacaaaacatatgccttatggacaagtaaaaaaattgaataaattatgaataaaatatgacaaaagtatgttcatacagttcttatatatactgctcaaaaaaataaagggaacacttaaacaacacatcctagatctgaatgaaagaaataatcttattaaatacttttttctttacatagttgaatgtgttgacaacaaaatcagtttatcaacccatggaggtctggatttggagtcacactcaaaattaaagtggaaaaccacactacaggctgatccaactttgatgtaatgtccttaaagcaagtcaaaatgaggctcagtagtgtgtgtggcctccacgtgcctgtatgacctccctacaacacctgggcatgctcctgatgaggtggcggatggtctcctgagggatctcctcccagacctggactaaagcatccgccaactcctggacagtctgtggtgcaacgtggcattggtggatggagcgagacatgatgtcccagatgtgctcaattggattcaggtctggggaatgggcgggccagtccatagcatcaatgccttcctcttgcaggaactgctgacacactccagccacatgaggtctagcattgtcttgcattaggaggaacccagggccaaccgcaccagcatatggtctcataaggggtctgaggatctcatctcggtacctaatggcagtcaggctaactctggcgagcacatggagggctgtgcggccccccaaagaaatgccaccccacaccatgactgacccaccgccaaaccggtcatgctggaggatgttgcaggcagcagaacgttctccacggcgtctccagactctgtcacgtctgtcacgtgctcagtgtgaagctgctttcatctgtgaagagcacagggcaccagtggcgaatttgccaatcttggtgttctctggcaaatgccaaacgtcctgcacggtgttgggctgtaagcacaacccccacctgtggacgtcgggccctcataccaccctcatggagtctgtttctgaccatttgtggcctgctggaggtcattttgcagggctctggcagtgctcctcctgctcctccttgcacaaaggcggaggtagcggtcttgctgctgggttgttgccctcctatggcctcctccacgtctcctgatgtactggcctgtctcctggtagcgcctccatgctctggacactacactgacagacacagcaa encodes:
- the LOC106570285 gene encoding 60S ribosomal protein L15, whose product is MGAYKYMQELWRKKQSDVMRFLLRVRCWQYRQLSGLHRAPRPTRPDKARRLGYKCKQGYVIYRVRVRRGGRKRPVPKGATYGKPVHHGVNQIKFARSLQSTAEERAGRHCGGLRVLASYWVGEDSTYKFFEVILVDIFHKAIRRNPDTQWITRPVHKHREMRGLTSAGKKSRGLGKGHKFHLTMGGSRRAAWKRRNTLQLHRYR